Proteins co-encoded in one Populus trichocarpa isolate Nisqually-1 chromosome 10, P.trichocarpa_v4.1, whole genome shotgun sequence genomic window:
- the LOC7475387 gene encoding chromatin structure-remodeling complex protein SYD isoform X3, whose protein sequence is MASSQSSQNVELEAAKFLHKLIQDSKDEPAKLATKLYVILQHMKSSGKEHSMPYQVISRAMETVINQHGLDIEALRSSRLPLTGGTQMGDSSTAQYGGSSQAVGVGKDSKAGLAENEISKVDPSASSRPPAGPSSAGHDYYQGSGTQRSSQSFDHESPSSLETRSANSQSQERGANQKDGKKAVAKRKRGDSSLHLEMHVENPQQLDPRNTIVNPRKGKMNKVDSPGSYAVRGQQQGGSLSSAHESLTSRCMWNQNKAGLPLERSQVPRFSSNAVSGNATAEIPLQQSAISSLGSSAFSKVHGGMPATSYPAGPMGEPGFAGLVQYGGSEHQKHGLAKGAVASSAEKTSEGFFSANRVDDFPTSLSTGKILENDGGSSNMFAESNKIIQGGRQSSNSELTMIRSTPPRDVGKSPVSQGSVSPGMPFNEQQLRQLRAQCLVFLAFRNVLPPKKLHLDIALGNVVPKDGGTLDGPRKELTDHKGKAQSSNEPTNIPELLMPCGRLNNAKEFDKVLPGLGGRFLDENCASKEADKLKMMEDKSGLPSDPSMLADERKYLYSTRKLDAEIQRQEAVESQAVFTTAMQQPDSARGGLPLSNPVDSMGNAFLQVGKTDHASSATFINKQAIPEAVSWTRIGSQSLPSGSIQLGLVPDRKDNAPSQFHILGNSNASEQDDDDKSAASTDSPPSPKYTMLEKWIMDQQRKKLLTEQGWVLKQQKTKQRIATCFDKLKETVSSSEDISAKTKIVIELKKLQLLELQRRLRSNFLNDFFKPITNDMDRLKSYKKHKHGRRIKQLERYEQKMKEERQKRIRERQKEFFAEIEVHKERLEDVFKIKRERWKGFNKYVKEFHKRKERTHREKIDRIQREKINLLKINDVEGYLRMVQDAKSDRVKQLLKETEKYLQKLGSKLQEAKSMASRFENDMDESRHAAVVEKNETSVENEDESDQAKHYMESNEKYYLMAHSVKESIAEQPTCLLGGKLREYQMNGLRWLVSLYNNHLNGILADEMGLGKTVQVISLICYLMETKNDRGPFLVVVPSSVLPGWETEINFWAPGIHKIVYSGPPEERRRLFKEKIVHQKFNVLLTTYEYLMNKHDRPKLSKIHWRYIIIDEGHRIKNASCKLNADLRHYQSSHRLLLTGTPLQNNLEELWALLNFLLPNIFNSAEDFSQWFNKPFESNGDNSADEALLSEEENLLIINRLHQVLRPFVLRRLKHKVENQLPEKIERLVRCEASAYQKLLMKRVEENLGSIGNSKARTVHNSVMELRNICNHPYLSQLHADEVDTLIPKHFLPPIIRLCGKLEMLDRLLPKLKATDHRVLFFSTMTRLLDVMEEYLTWKQYRYLRLDGHTSGGDRGSLIDRFNQQDSPYFIFLLSIRAGGVGVNLQAADTVIIFDTDWNPQVDLQAQARAHRIGQKRDVLVLRFETVQTVEEQVRASAEHKLGVANQSITAGFFDNNTSAEDRREYLESLLRECKKEEAAPVLDDDALNDLLARSESEIDVFESVDKQRRHQEMATWKSLLSGQGMDALEPLPPLPSRLVTDDDLKALYEAMKLYDMPKAGAESNAGAKRKGQHVGGLDAKHYGRGKRAREVRSYEEQWTEEEFEKMCQAESPDSPKVKEETGERNLPKEASGSLLAIGCTEPQAPPQLPPLPPPVEPLLLQQSKEVTPPSKRGRGRPRRATSDKSPAAMVLSVPPETGKVDVELQKGIESGSSKTSPLDSSPVPNLEGNSGATPHLGSRIAPSAQPTTPVSVALSSQITTAPLSVPLQSRGRGRKVQGAVQTPRRRGKNQVAVSPTTSSSAVPDPNINDQSQNVSVNPSVIAMGGTVSSAPMPQHPTNFPAAAAAAVEGISAATHHSGPGTALDSQPNPPNPSISPTIQSIVPSSSVPMQVKGQNRKTQSGTETTRRKGKKEVPVSPSVPDASDSQLSKSNPTLSQDKSGESGSKAIFMVSNQQNDALDRDVNQEQVSQEVGQDKKATELLDDVAQHRQPASTLTTHDGITRSMACAGSSGQIHGVDMHDVASVTKEVSAVNSSSKAKVLEVSGSESGVILSTPQLSKRFAEVVQNQSSEDNPSPVVYPATESLLHSATVEGVCKTVHQLAPKITSSSQPISSYPSVTPVFQSNTPEAMQVKRQGHKAPTRGEAPRRRGKKQGSISPAVDATIGQDPIVNPQMQMQNKSRDSLGSKVISLRSAQGNELKELKNVVQEAHIPSGLVGQDPKRKEASGILAVGRIQTADVTDVARVMKEIFSETCSSKNKIGDSSTVEVRSAPVSSKMSVEVAKNQSSEGKALSAVSILEATLPVMGSSNDDSKQPGSGDGVKMEGDHTPALGKAPTSEINPSMLEIKTSHGPVEKMRELIRASTENPVMGSNMEVNHSVLDAGDRDNITSQRPAPEGLLGDGGDPPMVTLSVSDVTEHPRSDSGYRTQASKASPKFSPHVSLGNRTISIKPDYTDYFSLGTVTPVADHSDSRNILSVADSVSRSSNKPSVKESLDSSLEIRDDEAKTHIQSGVDITKVEGEEVCKMQIDPAVSEASSLKYLSSSNKIEPNSSAAGASHRKDAFSQFGGIVLQNISPLRGNTYGPCENDLVGSSVAVEEPHKTEAGNKAEYSQVGAFVPKDLSENMVLPSSPLAREEEKDSRPFEQGLAGSSIEPETSKGFEAQMASKMDVSNANVIIPEIRPEHMVLPQSFLEAEENINGILENDAACCLVVPEGAKGSEVENDDQMGAQKVSDSVQEIVDPLPSSLVIEEDQVEGSSEKGALCFSVIVQNSGGSEAEAGKQLDASHAETLVRENVSENMVSPRSSLVSEAPVVEGSSEQDIFGFSVVLETSKGSATNNEVQVNPSQVDGVVPETKTGIWMQESEIARSSEKHQDDSSVAKQSKPSAIEEGSQMIVSEVGGIVHETSLENSCVPSVSETKAENANCLYEKSSHCVLLALEEAKQSETESSNQLAVSDFPMTGPENSLENICQSSCSLTMEADKIEGSSKKSSCDISVAMEESKKFEKENDESHVGSKECEESQVVGTSFEHTQVGSIGPEETSGNTDKSSYSSEMQEGKIEGSSQNIPEESNRSEAETDDQTQYGGMALANMSENIEGSYSSGMQEDKIKGSSLNVPEESNRLEAETDDQTQFGGMTLAKMSEKIEGSSLNVPEESNRSEAEIDDQAQCGGMALANMPEKIESISFSGMQEDKIEGSSLNVPESNRLEAETDDRTQFGGMALAKMSEKIEGSSLNVPEESNRSEAEIDDQAQCGGMAVANMPEKIEGLSSSGMQEDKIEGSSLNFPESNRLEAETDDQTQFCGMALAKMSEKIEGSCLNVSEESKRSEAETNDQAQCGGMAQANMPEKIEDVSFSGMQEDKIEGSSQNVPESNRSEAETDNQTQFGGMALAKMLEKIEGSSLNVQEESNRSEAETNDQAQCGGMALANMPEKIEDLSSSGMQEDKIKGSSLNVPEESKRQEAETVTDDETQCDGMAPANMLPSSSLLEEKTDVLSEKDPAE, encoded by the exons ATTTTGCAACACATGAAATCAAGCGGGAAGGAACATTCCATGCCGTATCAAGTAATATCAAG GGCCATGGAGACTGTCATCAATCAGCATGGTCTTGATATTGAAGCTTTGAGGTCATCACGCCTTCCTTTGACCGGTGGAACTCAAATGGGGGATTCTTCGACTGCACAATATGGAG GATCTTCACAGGCAGTTGGAGTTGGGAAAGACTCTAAAGCTGGATTGGCTGAAAATGAGATATCCAAAGTTGATCCTTCTGCTTCCAGTAGGCCCCCTGCTGGCCCAAGTAGTGCAGGCCATGATTATTATCAAGGATCTGGAACTCAAAGGAGCAGCCAGTCATTTGATCATGAAAGTCCTTCTAGTTTGGAAACTAGGTCTGCCAATTCACAATCCCAAGAAAGAGGAGCGAATCAGAAGGATGGTAAAAAGGCTGTTGCTAAGAGGAAGAGGGGTGATTCATCTTTACACTTGGAAATGCATGTTGAGAATCCCCAACAACTTGATCCTCGCAATACCATAGTTAATCCAAGGAAGGGGAAAATGAACAAGGTTGACTCACCAGGGAGTTATGCAGTTAGAG GACAACAGCAAGGGGGTTCTCTTTCATCTGCACATGAAAGTCTCACTTCCAGGTGTATGTGGAATCAAAATAAAGCAGGGTTACCCCTTGAAAGATCTCAAGTTCCAAGGTTCTCTTCGAATGCTGTTTCTGGTAATGCAACAGCAGAAATTCCATTGCAGCAGTCAGCAATTTCATCTCTTGGATCAA GTGCTTTTAGCAAGGTTCATGGAGGGATGCCTGCCACTTCATATCCAGCAGGGCCCATGGGGGAGCCAGGGTTTGCAGGTCTAGTGCAATATGGTGGTTCTGAACATCAGAAACATGGATTGGCAAAGGGTGCTGTAGCTAGTTCTGCTGAGAAAACCTCAGAAGGATTTTTTTCTGCTAACCGTGTGGATGACTTTCCCACTTCACTTTCAACTGGAAAGATTTTAGAAAATGATGGAGGAAGTTCAAACATGTTTGCAGAGTCAAATAAAATTATCCAG GGTGGCAGGCAATCTAGTAATTCAGAATTGACAATGATTAGATCAACACCTCCTAGAGATGTTGGAAAATCTCCTGTTTCCCAGGGTTCTGTCTCTCCTGGCATGCCTTTCAATGAACAACAGCTGAGACAGCTCAGAGCTCAGTGCCTTGTCTTTTTAGCATTCAG AAATGTTTTGCCGCCAAAGAAACTTCATCTGGATATAGCACTTGGAAATGTTGTTCCTAAAGATG GTGGCACTTTGGATGGTCCTCGCAAAGAGCTGACTGATCATAAAGGAAAGGCACAATCTTCTAATGAGCCAACCAATATTCCTGAACTTTTAATGCCATGTGGAAGGCTGAATAATGCAAAGGAATTTGATAAAGTGCTTCCCGGTTTGGGGGGAAGATTCTTGGATGAAAACTGTGCATCCAAAGAAGCTGATAAACTTAAAATGATGGAGGACAAAAGTGGTCTACCTTCTGACCCCTCGATGCTTGCAGATGAAAGGAAATATCTGTACTCCACAAGGAAACTGGATGCTGAAATACAAAGGCAGGAAGCAGTGGAATCGCAGGCAGTTTTCACCACTGCAATGCAGCAGCCTGATTCAGCAAGGGGTGGTTTACCCTTGAGTAACCCTGTGGACAGCATGGGGAATGCCTTTCTTCAAGTTGGAAAAACTGACCATGCTTCTTCTGCAACATTCATAAATAAGCAGGCAATCCCTGAGGCAGTTAGCTGGACTAGAATTGGCAGTCAATCCCTACCATCCGGCTCCATTCAGCTCGGATTGGTTCCAGACAGAAAAGATAATGCTCCTAGTCAGTTTCACATTCTTGGCAATAGTAATGCTTCAG AacaagatgatgatgataagtCAGCCGCTTCTACTGATTCACCACCTTCTCCAAAGTACACCATGTTAGAGAAATGGATTATGGATCAGCAGAGGAAGAAACTTTTAACCGAGCAAGGTTGGGTTCTAAAACagcagaaaacaaaacaaagaattgCCACTTGTTTTGACAAGTTAAAG GAAACTGTTAGCTCGTCTGAAGACATATCTGCAAAAACCAAAATTgtaatagaattgaaaaagcttCAGCTCTTGGAGCTTCAACGCCGTCTAAGGAG TAATtttctcaatgatttttttaagccCATCACAAATGACATGGATCGTTTGAAATCATATAAGAAACATAAGCATGGCAGGAGGATCAAACAACTTGAAAGGTATGAGCAGAAAATGAAGGAAGAACGACAAAAGAGGATACGTGAGAGGCAGAAGGAGTTCTTTGCTGAGATAGAAGTTCACAA GGAAAGACTGGAAGATGTGTTTAAGATTAAGAGAGAACGCtggaaaggtttcaataaataTGTCAAAGAGTTCCATAAAAGGAAGGAGCGTACCCATCGGGAGAAGATTGACAGAATCCAGCGTGAGaagattaatttattgaaaatcaatGATGTTGAGGGGTATCTGCGAATGGTGCAG GATGCAAAATCAGACCGTGTTAAGCAACTGCTGAAAGAGACGGAGAAGTATCTTCAAAAGCTGGGATCCAAGCTACAGGAAGCTAAGTCTATGGCAAGCCGATTTGAGAATGATATGGATGAGTCACGGCATGCTGCTGTTGTTGAGAAGAATGAAACTTCTGTTGAGAATGAAGATGAAAGTGACCAGGCCAAG CATTACATGGAAAGCAATGAGAAGTACTATTTGATGGCTCATAG TGTAAAAGAAAGCATTGCAGAACAGCCAACATGTCTCCTGGGCGGAAAATTAAGGGA GTATCAGATGAATGGACTAAGGTGGTTGGTTTCACTATACAACAATCATTTGAATGGCATTCTTGCTGATGAAATGGGTCTTGGGAAAACTGTTCAg GTTATTTCTCTAATTTGCTACCTGAtggaaacaaaaaatgataGAGGGCCTTTCTTGGTGGTTGTACCTTCTTCAGTTTTACCTGGCTGGGAGACTGAAATCAATTTCTGGGCACCTGGAATCCACAAAATTGTCTATTCTGGGCCTCCGGAGGAGAGGCGCAGGCTATTTAA gGAAAAGATTGTGCATCAAAAATTCAATGTCCTTCTGACAACGTATGAATATCTGATGAACAAACACGATAGACCGAAACTGAGCAAGATACATTGGCgatatataataattgatgaaGGCCATCGCATAAAGAATGCTTCTTGCAAATTGAATGCTGACTTGAGGCATTATCAGAGTTCTCACAGGTTGTTATTAACTGGAACACCACTACAG AACAATCTTGAGGAATTGTGGGCACTACTCAACTTTTTGCTACCTAACATATTTAACTCAGCAGAGGATTTTTCTCAGTGGTTCAACAAACCATTTGAGAGTAATGGTGATAATTCAGCCGATGAA GCCTTACTTTCCGAGGAGGAAAATTTGTTGATCATAAACCGTCTCCACCAAGTTCTTCGACCATTTGTACTTCGGAGACTGAAACACAAG GTTGAGAATCAACTGCCTGAGAAGATTGAGAGACTTGTTCGGTGTGAGGCTTCTGCATATCAGAAGCTTCTTATGAAGAGAGTAGAAGAGAATCTTGGTTCAATTGGAAATTCAAAG GCTCGAACAGTGCACAACTCAGTTATGGAGCTTCGTAACATATGCAATCATCCATACCTTAGCCAGCTTCATGCGGATGAG GTTGATACTTTGATACCTAAGCATTTTCTGCCACCAATTATTAGACTTTGTGGAAAGCTTGAGATGCTAGATCGTTTGCTACCCAAATTGAAAGCAACAGACCATCGG gttcttttcttttccacaaTGACCAGGCTGCTTGATGTTATGGAGGAGTATCTCACTTGGAAACAGTATCGATACCTTCGCTTGGATGGTCATACCTCTGGAGGTGACCGTGGTTCACTCATTGACCGTTTTAACCAACAAGATTctccatattttattttcttgctcag CATTCGGGCTGGTGGTGTTGGAGTGAACCTTCAAGCTGCTGATACTGTGATCATATTTGATACTGATTGGAATCCTCAG GTTGATCTTCAAGCTCAAGCAAGGGCTCATAGGATTGGCCAGAAGAGGGATGTGCTTGTTCTTCGATTTGAAACA GTCCAAACTGTTGAAGAACAAGTCAGAGCTTCTGCTGAGCATAAACTGGGAGTTGCTAATCAGAGCATTACTGCTGGTTTCTTTGACAATAATACAAG TGCAGAAGATCGAAGGGAATACTTGGAGTCCCTTCTGCGTGAATGCAAGAAAGAGGAGGCTGCCCCTGTTTTAGATGATGATGCTCTAAATGATCTCTTAGCTCGCAG TGAATCAGAGATTGATGTATTTGAATCAGTTGACAAACAAAGGCGGCATCAAGAGATG GCAACATGGAAGAGTTTGTTATCGGGTCAAGGGATGGATGCTTTGGAACCTCTACCACCTTTGCCTTCACGCCTTGTAACAGATGATGACTTGAAAGCACTCTATGAAGCAATGAAGTTGTATGATATGCCAAAGGCTGGGGCAGAATCCAATGCAGGGGCGAAGCGTAAGGGGCAGCATGTTGGGGGCCTTGATGCTAAACATTATGGAAGGGGCAAACGAGCTAGAGAG GTACGCTCTTATGAAGAGCAATGGACAGAAGAGGAATTTGAGAAGATGTGTCAGGCTGAATCTCCAGACTCTCCTAAGGTGAAAGAAGAAACAGGAGAGAGGAACTTGCCAAAAGAGGCTAGTGGGTCTTTATTGGCTATTGGTTGCACAGAACCTCAAGCTCCACCACAACTGCCACCGCTGCCACCTCCTGTGGAGCCTCTCCTGCTGCAGCAGAGCAAAGAGGTAACTCCTCCATCAAAACGGGGGCGTGGAAGGCCGAGAAGAGCAACTTCAGATAAATCTCCAGCTGCGATGGTACTCTCAGTACCTCCTGAAACTGGCAAAGTGGATGTGGAGTTACAGAAGGGAATAGAGTCTGGCTCCTCAAAAACATCTCCTCTTGATTCTTCTCCTGTTCCTAATTTAGAAGGTAATAGTGGAGCCACACCTCATTTAGGATCAAGGATTGCTCCCAGTGCTCAGCCAACCACTCCAGTTTCTGTTGCACTTAGCTCACAAATCACTACTGCTCCCCTTTCTGTGCCATTGCAATCAAGAGGTCGAGGACGGAAGGTTCAAGGTGCAGTTCAAACACCACGGCGCAGAGGAAAGAATCAAGTGGCTGTTTCACCCACCACTTCAAGTTCTGCTGTTCCTGATCCAAATATAAATGATCAATCACAGAATGTATCTGTCAATCCATCAGTAATTGCCATGGGTGGAACTGTTTCTAGTGCTCCCATGCCACAACATCCTACTAATtttcctgctgctgctgctgctgctgtagaGGGTATTAGTGCAGCCACTCATCATTCTGGGCCTGGGACTGCTTTGGATTCTCAACCAAACCCTCCCAACCCTTCTATCTCCCCTACCATTCAATCCATAGTTCCTAGTTCTTCAGTTCCTATGCAAGTCAAAGGGCAAAACCGAAAGACTCAAAGTGGCACTGAAACAACTCGACgcaaaggaaagaaagaggTGCCAGTATCACCTTCTGTTCCAGATGCTTCAGACAGTCAGCTTTCAAAATCCAATCCAACGTTGTCACAGGATAAATCTGGGGAATCAGGAAGTAAAGCTATTTTCATGGTTAGTAACCAACAGAATGATGCTCTGGACAGAGATGTTAACCAGGAGCAAGTGTCCCAAGAAGTTGGCCAGGATAAAAAAGCAACTGAGCTTTTGGATGATGTAGCCCAGCATAGGCAACCAGCCAGCACTCTTACAACGCATGATGGTATTACCAGATCTATGG CTTGTGCAGGATCTTCTGGACAAATACATGGTGTTGATATGCATGATGTAGCTTCTGTGACAAAGGAGGTTTCAGCAGTGAATAGCTCTTCAAAAGCTAAAGTACTTGAAGTTTCTGGGAGTGAAAGTGGAGTTATCCTGTCTACACCTCAATTAAGTAAGCGCTTTGCAGAGGTGGTCCAGAATCAAAGCTCAGAGGATAACCCTTCCCCAGTGGTTTATCCTGCAACTGAGTCATTACTCCATTCTGCCACTGTAGAAGGTGTTTGCAAAACTGTGCATCAGCTTGCTCCAAAGATTACTTCCAGCTCTCAGCCAATTTCATCTTATCCTTCTGTTACTCCAGTATTTCAATCTAACACTCCTGAAGCCATGCAAGTTAAAAGGCAAGGTCATAAAGCTCCTACCAGAGGGGAAGCACCTAGACGAAGAGGTAAGAAACAGGGTTCAATTTCACCTGCTGTGGATGCTACAATTGGTCAGGATCCCATTGTAAATCCTCAAATGCAAATGCAAAATAAGTCCAGAGATTCATTAGGGAGCAAGGTCATATCCTTGAGGAGTGCTCAAGGAAATGAACTCAAGGAGTTGAAGAATGTTGTTCAG GAAGCACATATTCCCAGTGGTTTAGTTGGTCAagatccaaaaagaaaagaagctagTGGGATTCTGGCTGTTGGCCGAATTCAGACTGCTGACGTAACTGATGTTGCTCGTGTGATGAAGGAGATTTTTTCTGAGACTTgctcttcaaaaaataaaattggtgaCTCTTCTACAGTTGAAGTTAGAAGTGCCCCTGTTTCAAGTAAGATGTCTGTGGAGGTGGCAAAAAACCAAAGCTCAGAGGGTAAAGCACTATCCGCTGTGTCAATTTTAGAAGCTACACTTCCAGTCATGGGGAGTTCAAATGATGATTCTAAACAGCCTGGGTCTGGAGATGGTGTCAAGATGGAAGGGGATCATACTCCTGCTTTGGGTAAGGCTCCTACTTCTGAAATCAATCCCTCTATGCTTGAAATCAAGACCAGTCATGGCCCTGTTGAAAAAATGAGAGAGTTGATACGGGCTTCCACTGAAAACCCAGTCATGGGAAGTAATATGGAAGTCAATCATTCAGTTCTTGATGCTGGTGACAGGGACAATATTACTTCTCAGAGACCTGCTCCTGAAGGTCTTcttggtgatggtggtgatcCTCCCATGGTTACCCTATCTGTTTCAGATGTAACAGAACACCCTAGGAGTGACTCTGGATACAGAACGCAGGCTTCAAAAGCATCTCCTAAGTTTTCTCCACATGTTAGCCTTGGCAATCGTACAATTTCCATTAAACCTGATTATACTGATTATTTTTCCTTAGGGACTGTTACTCCTGTTGCAGATCATTCAGATTCAAGAAATATCCTAAGTGTAGCTGATAGTGTATCTAGAAGCAGTAATAAGCCTTCTGTGAAAGAGTCCCTAGATTCTTCTCTTGAAATCAGAGATGATGAAGCTAAAACTCATATTCAATCGGGGGTTGATATAACCAAGGTTGAGGGTGAGGAGGTCTGCAAAATGCAAATTGATCCTGCTGTATcagag GCCTCTTCTCTTAAATATCTGTCTTCTTCCAACAAGATAGAGCCAAACAGTTCTGCAGCTGGAGCCAGTCATCGAAAGGATGCTTTTTCTCAGTTTGGTGGGATTGTGCTGCAAAATATTTCTCCACTCAGAGGAAATACCTATGGCCCATGTGAGAATGATCTTGTTGGAAGCTCAGTAGCAGTGGAGGAACCACACAAAACTGAAGCAGGTAACAAAGCAGAATATTCTCAGGTTGGTGCGTTTGTGCCAAAAGATTTGTCAGAAAACATGGTTCTACCCTCGTCCCCACTGGCAAGGGAGGAAGAAAAGGACAGTAGACCATTTGAGCAGGGTTTAGCTGGCAGCTCAATAGAACCAGAAACATCAAAGGGGTTTGAGGCTCAAATGGCCAGTAAAATGGATGTATCTAATGCTAATGTTATCATTCCAGAAATTAGACCAGAACACATGGTTCTACCCCAATCTTTCTTGGAAGCAGAAGAAAACATCAATGGCATTTTGGAGAATGATGCGGCTTGCTGTTTGGTGGTGCCAGAGGGAGCAAAGGGATCTGAAGTTGAAAATGATGATCAGATGGGCGCGCAGAAGGTGTCTGATAGTGTACAAGAAATTGTGGATCCCTTACCATCTTCTCTTGTAATAGAGGAAGATCAGGTTGAGGGCTCATCCGAGAAGGGTGCGCTTTGTTTCTCTGTAATAGTTCAAAATTCAGGAGGGTCAGAAGCTGAAGCAGGCAAGCAACTAGATGCATCTCATGCTGAGACTTTGGTACGAGAAAATGTATCAGAGAACATGGTTTCGCCAAGATCTTCTTTGGTATCAGAGGCACCAGTGGTTGAGGGCTCTTCTGAGCAGGATATATTTGGCTTCTCAGTAGTACTAGAGACATCTAAAGGGTCTGCTACTAATAATGAGGTTCAAGTAAATCCATCTCAGGTAGATGGAGTTGTGCCTGAAACTAAAACGGGCATATGGATGCAGGAATCTGAGATTGCAAGATCATCTGAGAAGCACCAAGATGACAGCTCAGTAGCCAAGCAATCAAAACCATCTGCAATTGAAGAGGGCAGTCAAATGATAGTATCTGAGGTTGGTGGAATTGTGCATGAAACTTCTTTGGAAAACAGTTGTGTGCCATCTGTCTCAGAAACAAAGGCAGAAAACGCTAATTGCTTATATGAGAAAAGTTCTCATTGCGTCTTGCTTGCTCTAGAGGAAGCAAAACAGTCTGAAACTGAAAGTAGCAACCAACTGGCTGTATCTGATTTTCCTATGACCGGGCCTGAAAATTCTTTGGAGAACATATGCCAGTCTTCATGTTCTCTAACAATGGAGGCGGATAAGATTGAGGGCTCGTCTAAGAAGAGTTCTTGTGACATCTCAGTAGCAATGGAGGAAtcaaaaaagtttgaaaaagaaaacgatgAATCTCATGTTGGTAGCAAGGAATGTGAAGAAAGTCAAGTTGTTGGTACCAGTTTCGAACACACACAGGTTGGTAGCATTGGACCAGAAGAAACATCTGGAAACACAGACAAATCCTCATATTCCTCAGAAATGCAGGAAGGTAAGATTGAGGGCTCATCTCAGAATATCCCAGAGGAATCAAATAGGTCGGAAGCTGAAACAGATGATCAAACTCAGTATGGTGGGATGGCTCTAGCCAACATGTCAGAAAATATCGAGGGCTCTTATTCCTCAGGGATGCAGGAAGACAAGATTAAGGGCTCTTCTTTGAATGTACCAGAGGAATCAAATAGGTTGGAAGCTGAAACAGATGATCAAACTCAATTTGGTGGGATGACTCTAGCTAAGATGTCAGAAAAGATTGAGGGCTCATCTCTGAATGTCCCAGAGGAATCAAATAGGTCGGAAGCTGAAATAGATGACCAAGCTCAATGTGGTGGGATGGCTCTAGCGAACATGCCAGAAAAGATAGAGAGCATATCTTTCTCAGGGATGCAGGAAGACAAGATTGAGGGCTCTTCTCTGAATGTCCCAGAGTCAAATAGGTTGGAAGCTGAAACAGATGATCGAACTCAATTTGGTGGGATGGCTCTAGCTAAGATGTCAGAAAAGATTGAGGGCTCATCTCTGAATGTCCCAGAGGAATCAAATAGGTCGGAAGCTGAAATAGATGACCAAGCTCAATGTGGTGGGATGGCTGTAGCGAACATGCCAGAAAAGATAGAGGGCTTATCTTCCTCAGGGATGCAGGAAGACAAGATTGAGGGCTCTTCTCTGAATTTTCCAGAGTCAAATAGGTTGGAAGCTGAAACAGAtgatcaaactcaattttgtggGATGGCTCTAGCTAAGATGTCAGAAAAGATTGAGGGCTCATGTCTAAATGTCTCAGAGGAATCTAAGAGGTCGGAAGCTGAAACAAATGACCAAGCTCAATGTGGTGGGATGGCTCAAGCTAACATGCCAGAAAAGATAGAGGACGTATCTTTCTCAGGGATGCAGGAAGACAAGATTGAGGGCTCATCTCAGAATGTCCCAGAGTCAAATAGGTCAGAAGCTGAAACAgataatcaaactcaatttggtGGGATGGCTCTAGCTAAGATGTTAGAAAAGATTGAGGGCTCATCTCTGAATGTCCAAGAGGAATCAAATAGGTCGGAAGCTGAAACAAATGACCAAGCTCAATGTGGTGGGATGGCTCTAGCGAACATGCCAGAAAAGATAGAGGACTTGTCTTCCTCAGGGATGCAGGAAGACAAGATTAAAGGCTCTTCTCTAAATGTCCCAGAGGAATCAAAAAGGCAGGAAGCTGAAACTGTAACTGATGATGAAACTCAGTGTGATGGGATGGCTCCAGCGAACATGTTGCCTTCATCTTCTCTCTTGGAGGAAAAGACTGACGTCTTATCAGAGAAAGATCCAGCTGAATAA